A genomic region of Actinomycetota bacterium contains the following coding sequences:
- the rplC gene encoding 50S ribosomal protein L3, whose amino-acid sequence MARRGILGTKLGMTQVFDDEARVVPVTVIQAGPCTVTQVKTVDTDGYTAIQLAYGERKRVNKPTAGHLAKAGVQTALSLAELRLDEGDELPELGATLGVAEVFNEGDIVDVTGTSKGKGYAGVMKRHNFRGMGDGHGVKKKNRHPGAVGACATPGRTFKGHRMAGRAGHERVTIQNLQIAGVDAERNLLLIKGAVPGPNGSVVFVRSAIRTIKAKGGDA is encoded by the coding sequence ATGGCCAGGAGAGGCATCCTCGGCACCAAGCTCGGGATGACCCAGGTCTTCGATGACGAAGCCCGGGTCGTTCCGGTGACGGTGATCCAGGCCGGACCCTGCACGGTCACGCAGGTCAAGACCGTCGACACCGACGGCTACACGGCGATCCAGCTCGCCTACGGAGAGCGCAAGCGCGTGAACAAGCCGACCGCCGGTCACCTCGCGAAGGCCGGTGTCCAGACCGCCCTGAGCCTCGCCGAGCTGCGACTGGACGAGGGTGACGAGCTACCCGAGCTCGGAGCGACGCTCGGGGTCGCCGAGGTGTTCAACGAGGGTGACATCGTCGACGTAACCGGCACCAGCAAGGGCAAGGGCTACGCAGGCGTGATGAAGCGGCACAACTTCCGCGGCATGGGCGACGGGCACGGCGTGAAGAAGAAGAACCGCCACCCTGGAGCCGTCGGCGCCTGCGCCACACCCGGCCGGACCTTCAAGGGCCACCGCATGGCTGGCCGCGCGGGCCACGAACGCGTGACCATCCAGAACCTGCAGATCGCCGGCGTGGATGCCGAGCGCAACTTGCTGCTCATCAAGGGTGCGGTTCCCGGCCCCAACGGGTCAGTCGTGTTCGTCCGCTCCGCGATCCGCACGATCAAGGCGAAGGGTGGTGACGCCTGA
- a CDS encoding elongation factor Tu, producing MPGDNTEMTVELIAPIAMDEGLNFAIREGGRTVGAGKVTKVVS from the coding sequence TGATGCCGGGTGACAACACCGAGATGACGGTGGAGCTGATCGCCCCGATCGCGATGGACGAGGGCCTCAACTTCGCCATCCGTGAGGGCGGCCGCACCGTCGGGGCCGGCAAGGTCACCAAGGTGGTCAGCTGA
- the rpsJ gene encoding 30S ribosomal protein S10 has translation MAADQKIRIRLKAYDHEVLDRSAREIVDTVEATGAHVVGPVPLPTEINRWCVIRSPHKYKDSREHFEMRTHKRLIDIHMPTQKTIDKLMGLSLPAGVDIEIKL, from the coding sequence ATGGCAGCCGACCAGAAGATCAGGATCCGCCTCAAGGCGTACGACCACGAGGTGCTCGATCGGTCCGCACGGGAGATCGTGGACACGGTCGAGGCCACGGGGGCGCACGTCGTGGGGCCGGTGCCACTGCCCACCGAGATCAACCGGTGGTGCGTCATCCGGTCGCCCCACAAGTACAAGGACTCCCGCGAGCACTTCGAGATGCGCACGCACAAGCGCCTGATCGACATCCACATGCCGACGCAGAAGACCATCGACAAGCTGATGGGTCTGTCGCTGCCGGCGGGTGTCGACATCGAGATCAAGCTCTAG